In Providencia sneebia DSM 19967, one DNA window encodes the following:
- the yajD gene encoding HNH nuclease YajD — MAVIPKNYSRLESGYREKALKIYPWVCGRCTREFVYSNLRELTVHHIDHDHTNNPEDGSNWELLCLFCHDHEHSKYTEAEQYGTNVIAGEDAQDDIPAATYNPFSDLKSMINKKK, encoded by the coding sequence ATGGCTGTAATCCCCAAAAACTATTCCCGCTTAGAAAGTGGCTACCGAGAAAAAGCACTCAAGATTTATCCATGGGTTTGTGGGCGCTGTACCCGTGAATTTGTTTATTCTAATTTGCGTGAGTTAACTGTGCACCATATTGACCATGATCATACTAATAACCCTGAAGATGGTAGCAATTGGGAGTTATTATGCCTTTTCTGCCATGATCATGAACATTCAAAATATACTGAAGCAGAGCAATATGGCACGAATGTTATTGCAGGTGAAGATGCACAAGATGACATCCCTGCGGCAACGTATAATCCATTCTCTGATTTAAAATCTATGATAAATAAGAAAAAATAA
- a CDS encoding IscS subfamily cysteine desulfurase has product MKLPIYLDYSATTPVDPRVAEKMMQCLTIDGNFGNPASRSHRFGWQAEEAVDVARNQVADLVNADPREIVLTSGATESDNLAIKGAANFYKEKGKHIVTCKTEHKAVLDTCHQLEREGFEVTYLSPESNGLIDLQKLEAALRDDTILVSIMHVNNEIGIIQDIAAIGEICRSRDIIFHVDATQSVGKVPIDLSTLKVDLMSFSAHKLYGPMGIGALYVRRKPRVYIEAQQHGGGHERGMRSGTLPVHQIVGMGEAYRIAKEEMSDESARLRKLRLRLWNGIKDIEDVYLNGDLESGAPHILNVSFNHVEGESLIMSLKDLAVSSGSACTSASIEPSYVLRALGINDELAHSSIRFSLGRFTTEEEIDYAIKQIHSAISRLREISLS; this is encoded by the coding sequence ATGAAACTACCTATCTATCTTGATTATTCAGCAACCACCCCCGTAGATCCACGTGTTGCTGAAAAAATGATGCAATGTTTAACCATAGACGGTAATTTTGGTAACCCAGCTTCCCGCTCACATCGATTTGGCTGGCAAGCTGAAGAAGCTGTAGATGTTGCACGTAATCAAGTCGCAGATCTCGTCAATGCAGATCCGCGCGAAATCGTATTAACTTCAGGTGCGACAGAATCTGATAACTTGGCAATTAAAGGTGCTGCTAATTTCTATAAAGAGAAAGGCAAGCATATTGTCACCTGTAAAACAGAACACAAAGCGGTTTTGGATACCTGCCATCAGCTTGAACGCGAAGGTTTTGAGGTAACTTATCTCTCACCTGAAAGTAATGGGTTGATTGACCTGCAAAAATTAGAAGCTGCACTACGAGATGACACCATTCTTGTTTCTATTATGCATGTGAATAATGAGATTGGTATTATTCAAGATATCGCCGCAATTGGTGAAATATGCCGCAGTCGCGATATTATTTTCCATGTTGATGCTACCCAAAGCGTGGGTAAAGTCCCCATTGACTTATCAACCTTAAAAGTTGATTTAATGTCATTCTCCGCCCATAAATTGTATGGCCCTATGGGGATTGGTGCATTATATGTGCGTCGCAAACCGCGTGTTTATATTGAAGCTCAACAGCATGGCGGTGGTCATGAACGTGGCATGCGTTCAGGAACATTACCTGTGCATCAAATTGTTGGTATGGGCGAAGCTTACCGTATTGCTAAAGAAGAGATGTCAGATGAATCTGCGCGCCTGCGTAAATTGCGTCTACGCCTTTGGAATGGTATCAAAGACATTGAAGACGTTTATCTCAACGGCGATTTGGAAAGTGGTGCTCCTCATATCTTGAATGTCAGCTTCAACCATGTTGAAGGTGAATCACTGATAATGTCTTTAAAAGATTTGGCGGTGTCTTCGGGTTCTGCTTGTACTTCTGCTAGCATAGAACCTTCTTATGTCTTACGCGCATTAGGAATAAATGACGAGCTTGCTCATAGCTCAATTCGTTTCTCATTAGGCCGTTTTACGACAGAAGAAGAGATTGACTATGCAATCAAACAGATTCATAGCGCAATTAGCCGTTTACGCGAGATCTCCTTGTCATAA
- the iscR gene encoding Fe-S cluster assembly transcriptional regulator IscR, producing the protein MRLTSKGRYAVTAMLDVALHSHTGPVPLADISERQGISLSYLEQLFSRLRKNELVASVRGPGGGYLLGREADQIFVAQVIAAVDESVDATRCQGNKEGCQNGDRCLTHALWRDLSDRITDFLSSISLGELVKNQEVLVVADRQDSEKRRTILDSLSPETIINVRA; encoded by the coding sequence ATGAGACTCACTTCCAAAGGTCGTTATGCCGTAACTGCAATGTTAGACGTTGCATTACATTCTCACACAGGCCCAGTGCCATTAGCTGACATTTCTGAACGTCAGGGAATTTCTCTCTCTTATCTTGAGCAACTCTTTTCTCGCTTACGCAAGAATGAGCTTGTTGCAAGCGTTCGTGGTCCTGGTGGGGGGTATTTACTCGGCCGGGAAGCGGATCAAATTTTCGTTGCTCAAGTGATTGCAGCTGTTGATGAATCTGTTGATGCGACGCGTTGTCAGGGTAATAAAGAAGGTTGCCAAAATGGTGATCGTTGTCTGACCCACGCTTTATGGCGTGATCTTAGTGATCGAATCACTGACTTTTTGAGTAGCATTAGCCTTGGTGAGCTAGTGAAAAATCAAGAAGTTCTGGTTGTTGCAGACAGACAAGATAGCGAAAAACGTCGTACAATTTTAGATAGTCTTTCACCTGAAACTATCATCAATGTCCGTGCCTAA
- the trmJ gene encoding tRNA (cytosine(32)/uridine(32)-2'-O)-methyltransferase TrmJ: MLDNIRIILVETSHTGNMGSTARAMKTMGLSNLYLVNPLVQPDSHSIALSAGASDVIGNATIVKTLDEALEGCKLVIGTSARSRTLSWPMVAPRECGEKSITQAATAPVAIIFGRERIGLTNEELQKCQYHLYIPTNPEYGSLNLAMAVQLVTYEIRMAYLAMNEKNMPTVEADEVEYPPSEDIERFYVHLESVLNESGFIRKAHPGLIMNKLRRLFTRSHIETQELHILRGILTSMEKWAKK, encoded by the coding sequence ATGTTAGATAATATCCGCATTATTCTTGTTGAGACTTCACATACTGGAAATATGGGCTCAACTGCCCGCGCTATGAAAACCATGGGGCTTTCCAATCTCTATCTTGTTAATCCACTGGTTCAGCCCGATTCCCACTCAATCGCTTTATCCGCAGGTGCAAGTGATGTGATTGGCAATGCTACTATTGTTAAAACATTAGATGAAGCATTAGAAGGGTGCAAATTGGTAATAGGAACAAGTGCCCGCTCTCGCACGCTTTCTTGGCCGATGGTCGCCCCTCGTGAATGTGGCGAGAAATCGATCACTCAAGCTGCAACAGCACCGGTTGCTATTATTTTTGGTCGAGAAAGAATTGGTCTAACCAATGAAGAGCTACAAAAGTGCCAATACCATTTATATATTCCGACTAACCCTGAATACGGCTCTTTAAACCTCGCGATGGCTGTACAATTGGTAACTTATGAGATTCGCATGGCCTATTTGGCGATGAATGAAAAAAATATGCCGACTGTAGAAGCGGATGAGGTAGAATATCCACCATCAGAGGATATTGAACGCTTTTATGTGCATTTAGAAAGTGTTTTAAATGAATCTGGGTTTATTCGTAAAGCACATCCGGGCCTGATTATGAATAAATTGAGACGGTTATTCACCCGTTCACATATTGAAACGCAAGAATTGCATATCTTACGTGGAATTTTAACCTCAATGGAAAAATGGGCAAAAAAATAG
- the suhB gene encoding inositol-1-monophosphatase, which translates to MHPMLNIAIRAARKAGNHIAKSYETPDNVQITQKGTNDFVTNVDREAEHLIIEVIRKSYPEHTIITEESGELIGKDDSIQWVIDPLDGTTNFTKRFPHFAVSIAVRVKGRTEVAVVYDPMRNELFSSVRGQGSQLNGYRLRGADARELNGTIIATGFPFKQKQHSVVFMNIMSKMFESCADFRRTGSAALDLCYVAAGRVDGYFEIGLKPWDFMGGELIMREAGGIMTDFVGGHNYLASGNIVAGSPRIVKDILAVMRDELSEALKR; encoded by the coding sequence ATGCATCCGATGCTTAACATCGCCATACGTGCCGCACGTAAGGCCGGTAATCACATAGCTAAAAGCTATGAAACGCCAGATAATGTTCAAATCACTCAAAAAGGCACTAACGATTTCGTGACTAACGTTGATCGTGAAGCTGAACATCTCATTATCGAAGTCATCCGTAAATCTTATCCAGAACATACAATCATCACTGAAGAAAGTGGTGAATTAATTGGTAAAGATGACAGCATTCAATGGGTAATTGATCCGCTGGATGGCACGACCAACTTCACAAAACGTTTCCCTCACTTTGCTGTCTCCATTGCTGTACGCGTAAAAGGCCGTACAGAAGTTGCTGTTGTTTACGATCCAATGCGTAATGAATTATTCAGCTCAGTACGTGGCCAAGGTTCCCAATTAAACGGCTACCGCCTACGTGGTGCTGATGCACGTGAACTTAATGGCACTATCATTGCAACCGGTTTCCCTTTCAAACAAAAACAACATTCTGTCGTTTTCATGAACATCATGAGCAAAATGTTTGAGAGCTGTGCAGATTTCCGCCGTACTGGCTCCGCAGCATTAGACCTGTGCTATGTTGCAGCGGGTCGTGTTGATGGCTATTTTGAAATTGGTTTGAAACCTTGGGATTTCATGGGCGGAGAATTAATTATGCGTGAAGCTGGCGGGATCATGACTGATTTCGTTGGTGGTCATAACTATTTAGCATCAGGTAACATTGTTGCAGGTAGCCCACGCATTGTTAAAGATATTCTTGCTGTTATGCGTGATGAGCTTTCAGAAGCGCTAAAACGTTAA
- a CDS encoding 3-phenylpropionate MFS transporter, protein MVVPSTRWLAIDYFTYFFAYSIFLPFWSIWLKGEGIDAEMIGLLLGVGLAARFLGAMFITPMIKDPSKLIIALRILATLSLIFAVGFSFGSHWAWLFFVMIGFNLFFSPMVPLGDSLAGTWQKQFPFDYGKIRVWGSIAFIIGSSLIGYLTSAFGHATIMVALIISCLAILLGTMLKPAIMPAGVPKSAGESKVSFKQLISDKNIVRFLICVTLLQGAHAAYYGFASLFWKESGYSDSVIGNLWSLGVVAEVIVFMLSNKLFRRWSARNLLLLSACCGIIRWTLMGAFISLPVLIVVQILHSGTFTVCHLAAMRFISSRKENEIIPLQGVYSALAMGGGLAVMTVVVGAIYERVPDQHGIVFYLMALLAIPALFIRPKVEAQP, encoded by the coding sequence ATGGTTGTTCCATCAACGCGTTGGCTAGCAATAGACTATTTTACCTACTTCTTTGCCTACAGTATTTTCTTACCATTTTGGTCAATATGGTTAAAAGGAGAAGGCATAGACGCCGAGATGATAGGCTTGCTATTGGGAGTGGGGCTTGCCGCTCGTTTCCTTGGCGCCATGTTTATCACGCCGATGATAAAAGATCCCTCTAAGCTCATAATAGCCTTAAGAATATTAGCAACACTCTCTTTGATATTTGCCGTTGGTTTTTCATTTGGTTCGCATTGGGCTTGGTTATTTTTCGTTATGATTGGTTTTAACCTATTTTTCTCGCCAATGGTTCCTTTGGGAGATTCATTAGCAGGAACTTGGCAAAAACAATTTCCATTTGATTACGGCAAAATACGTGTTTGGGGCTCTATCGCCTTTATTATTGGTTCTTCATTAATCGGATATTTAACCAGTGCATTCGGGCATGCAACGATTATGGTTGCGCTCATCATAAGCTGTTTAGCTATTTTGCTAGGAACAATGCTTAAACCTGCCATTATGCCTGCGGGTGTACCGAAATCAGCGGGTGAATCTAAAGTTTCATTCAAGCAATTAATTTCAGATAAAAATATTGTTCGCTTCTTAATCTGTGTGACCTTATTACAAGGTGCTCATGCTGCTTATTATGGATTTGCTTCACTTTTTTGGAAGGAATCCGGTTATTCTGACTCAGTGATCGGTAACTTATGGTCACTAGGCGTTGTAGCTGAAGTGATTGTCTTTATGTTGAGTAATAAACTATTTCGCCGTTGGAGCGCAAGAAACCTTCTTTTACTCTCAGCCTGTTGCGGTATTATCCGTTGGACATTGATGGGCGCGTTCATCTCACTACCTGTTCTGATTGTAGTACAAATTTTACACAGTGGAACATTTACGGTGTGCCACCTTGCGGCAATGCGCTTTATTAGCTCACGAAAAGAAAATGAAATCATCCCGCTACAAGGCGTTTATTCTGCTTTAGCAATGGGTGGGGGATTAGCTGTCATGACTGTTGTTGTCGGGGCTATTTATGAACGCGTACCTGATCAGCACGGTATTGTGTTTTATCTCATGGCGCTGTTAGCCATTCCAGCATTGTTTATCCGACCAAAAGTGGAAGCGCAGCCTTAA
- the glyA gene encoding serine hydroxymethyltransferase: MLKREMNIADYDPQLWEAMEQEVVRQEEHIELIASENYTSPRVMQAQGSQLTNKYAEGYPGKRYYGGCEYVDVVEQLAIDRAKELFGADYANVQPHSGSQANAAVYMALLQPGDTVLGMNLAHGGHLTHGSPVNFSGKLYNIVPYGIDESGKIDYEDIKAQALKHKPKMIIGGFSAYSGVVDWAKMREIADSIGAYLFVDMAHVAGLIAAGVYPNPVPHAHIVTTTTHKTLAGPRGGLILAKGGDEELYKKLNSAVFPGSQGGPLMHVIAGKAVALKEAMEPEFKTYQQQVAKNAKAMVAVFQERGYKVVSGGTENHLFLVDLVDKNITGKDADAALGRANITVNKNSVPNDPKSPFVTSGIRVGTPAITRRGFNEADARELAGWMCDVLDNLNDEATIESIKQKVLNICAKYPVYA; the protein is encoded by the coding sequence ATGTTAAAACGAGAAATGAATATTGCAGATTATGATCCACAATTGTGGGAAGCGATGGAGCAAGAAGTCGTCCGCCAAGAAGAACATATTGAATTAATTGCTTCTGAAAACTATACCAGTCCTCGAGTGATGCAAGCTCAAGGTTCTCAGCTAACCAACAAATATGCGGAAGGCTACCCAGGTAAACGCTACTATGGCGGTTGTGAATATGTTGATGTTGTTGAGCAATTAGCCATCGACCGCGCTAAAGAGTTATTTGGTGCTGATTATGCTAACGTTCAGCCTCACTCAGGCTCGCAAGCAAATGCTGCGGTTTATATGGCGCTCTTGCAACCCGGTGACACTGTGTTAGGTATGAACCTTGCTCATGGTGGTCACTTGACTCATGGATCTCCTGTCAATTTCTCTGGTAAGTTATATAACATCGTGCCTTACGGTATTGATGAAAGTGGTAAAATTGACTACGAAGACATTAAAGCACAAGCATTGAAACACAAACCGAAAATGATTATTGGTGGTTTTTCTGCTTATTCTGGTGTCGTTGATTGGGCAAAAATGCGAGAAATCGCCGATAGCATTGGTGCTTATCTTTTCGTTGATATGGCTCACGTAGCAGGTCTTATCGCAGCAGGCGTCTATCCTAACCCAGTTCCACATGCACACATTGTGACAACAACCACACATAAAACACTAGCAGGTCCTCGCGGTGGTTTGATCTTGGCTAAAGGTGGCGACGAAGAACTCTACAAAAAACTGAACTCAGCAGTATTCCCAGGTTCTCAAGGTGGCCCTTTAATGCATGTTATTGCAGGTAAAGCGGTTGCACTGAAAGAAGCAATGGAGCCAGAATTCAAAACGTATCAGCAACAAGTTGCTAAAAATGCGAAGGCAATGGTTGCTGTTTTCCAAGAACGCGGCTATAAAGTGGTTTCTGGCGGTACTGAAAACCATCTGTTTTTGGTTGATCTCGTTGATAAAAATATTACGGGTAAAGATGCTGATGCAGCATTGGGTCGCGCTAATATCACTGTTAACAAAAACAGCGTTCCTAATGATCCGAAAAGCCCATTTGTCACTTCAGGTATTCGTGTTGGTACGCCAGCAATTACTCGTCGTGGTTTCAATGAAGCTGATGCGCGCGAATTAGCAGGTTGGATGTGTGATGTATTAGATAATCTTAATGATGAAGCAACGATTGAAAGCATCAAACAGAAAGTGTTGAATATTTGCGCAAAATATCCTGTTTACGCATAA
- the ascB gene encoding 6-phospho-beta-glucosidase produces the protein MKTFPTDFLWGGAIAANQAEGAYLTDGKGLTTSDVQPNGIFGDVENRTDGHEQIKDVAIDFYHRYPEDISLFNEMGFTCLRTSIAWARIFPKGDEQEPNEAGLAYYDALFDEMAKYNIQPLITLSHYEMPYHLVTEYGGWGNRKVIEFFEHYARTVFERYKDKVKLWLTFNEINMSLHAPLTGVGLPAESSKQAVYQAIHHQLVASARVVKALHEIIPDGKIGNMLLGGLVYPLSAKPDDVLEALKENRSWLFFGDVQCRGAYPGYMKRFFKENNIQLDVTEQDKLDLKNCIDFISFSYYMTGCVTADKEEYEKKRGNILSMIPNPHLQSSEWGWQIDPVGLRTILNMLWDRYQKPLFIVENGLGAKDVINQDGEIIDDYRIEYINDHLVQVREAIEDGVEVMGYTSWGPIDIVSASKAELSKRYGFIYVDRNDQGEGTLERKRKKSFFWYQDVIQSHGASLKEK, from the coding sequence ATGAAAACATTTCCAACGGACTTTTTATGGGGCGGCGCTATAGCTGCTAATCAGGCAGAAGGTGCTTATCTTACTGATGGTAAAGGACTCACTACCTCAGATGTTCAACCAAATGGTATTTTTGGTGATGTTGAAAATAGAACTGATGGTCATGAGCAAATTAAAGATGTTGCCATTGATTTTTATCATCGTTACCCAGAAGACATTTCACTTTTTAATGAAATGGGGTTTACCTGTTTAAGAACATCAATTGCTTGGGCACGTATTTTTCCTAAAGGTGATGAACAGGAACCAAATGAAGCAGGTTTAGCTTATTATGATGCGCTATTTGATGAGATGGCAAAATATAATATTCAGCCACTGATCACGCTTTCACATTATGAAATGCCTTATCACTTGGTGACAGAATATGGTGGTTGGGGTAATCGTAAAGTTATTGAATTTTTTGAGCATTATGCCCGCACAGTATTTGAACGCTATAAAGACAAAGTGAAGTTATGGCTGACATTTAATGAAATCAATATGTCACTTCATGCGCCATTAACTGGCGTCGGGCTACCTGCGGAAAGTTCAAAACAGGCCGTTTATCAAGCTATTCATCATCAACTTGTTGCTAGCGCCAGAGTTGTCAAAGCCCTGCATGAAATTATTCCGGATGGCAAAATTGGCAATATGCTGCTAGGTGGTTTGGTTTATCCATTGAGCGCTAAGCCAGATGATGTTTTGGAAGCGTTAAAAGAAAATCGTAGCTGGCTATTTTTTGGTGATGTTCAATGTCGAGGCGCATATCCTGGCTATATGAAACGCTTCTTTAAAGAGAATAACATTCAGTTAGACGTGACAGAACAAGATAAATTAGATCTAAAAAATTGTATCGATTTTATCTCATTTAGCTATTACATGACGGGTTGTGTGACAGCAGATAAAGAAGAATATGAGAAAAAACGTGGCAATATCCTAAGCATGATCCCAAATCCGCATTTACAAAGTTCAGAGTGGGGATGGCAAATCGATCCCGTTGGATTAAGAACCATTTTAAATATGTTGTGGGATCGCTACCAAAAACCACTATTTATAGTGGAAAATGGACTTGGTGCAAAAGATGTGATCAATCAAGATGGTGAGATAATTGATGATTATCGCATTGAATATATTAATGACCATCTTGTGCAAGTTCGTGAAGCTATTGAAGATGGTGTTGAAGTTATGGGCTACACTAGCTGGGGGCCGATTGATATTGTCAGTGCTTCAAAAGCAGAGCTTTCAAAACGTTACGGTTTTATTTATGTGGACAGAAATGACCAAGGTGAAGGCACGCTAGAGAGAAAACGCAAGAAAAGCTTTTTCTGGTATCAAGATGTTATCCAAAGCCATGGCGCCTCTTTGAAAGAAAAATAA
- the bglF gene encoding PTS beta-glucoside transporter subunit IIABC: MDDKTLAQKIVAGVGGKENILSLEHCATRLRFKLKQRVKADAEVLKQTDGIMMVVESGGQFQVVIGNNVSDIYKVVQQEIGLDNETSISNESAANGSTDVVEKDNIFNRFIDIVSGIFTPILGVMAASGILKGLLSLCIACGWLSQDSGTYKLWFAASDALFYFFPIVLGYTAGKKFGGNPFITMAIGGALIHPLVIEAFQQSTLLDAARTDFLGIPITFINYSASVIPIIFAAWVSCLLEKKLQSILHSSIKNLITPLICLMITVPLTFLVIGPIATWVSQMLAEGFLAIYNFAPILAGAFMGAVWQVAVIFGLHWGIIPVSINNLAVLGQDALVPLLLPAVMGQVGATLGVLLATKETKMRLLSGSAVTAGIFGITEPAVYGVTLPLRRPFIFGCIGGSIGGAIVGYSLTLVYSFGLVNVFTFTQIIPETGIDFSVWGAIIGTFIAFAFSTILTYFFGLPKVPVSQSAEVTTSELHIDCQTPDNNTVLSPMSGVAISLNDVPDETFASGLLGQGAAIVPAIGEVRAPFDCEVSSLFKTKHAIGLLGTQGIEVLIHVGIDTVKLNGEYFTAHVKEGDEVKAGDLLVTFDRNSIIEAGYDLTTPIIITNSDEYPDLHIIPQTHSIHAGQPLLSVAKQHTEQ, translated from the coding sequence ATGGATGATAAAACTTTGGCACAAAAAATCGTCGCTGGGGTCGGTGGCAAAGAGAATATTCTCTCTTTAGAACACTGCGCGACACGCTTACGTTTTAAGTTAAAGCAAAGGGTGAAAGCAGATGCTGAGGTATTAAAGCAGACTGACGGCATCATGATGGTAGTCGAAAGTGGTGGTCAATTTCAGGTCGTTATTGGCAATAATGTCAGTGATATCTACAAAGTCGTGCAGCAAGAAATAGGTCTTGATAATGAAACTTCAATCTCAAACGAAAGCGCCGCGAATGGCTCCACGGATGTGGTAGAAAAAGATAATATTTTTAATCGTTTTATCGATATTGTGTCGGGCATTTTCACACCTATTTTGGGTGTCATGGCAGCGTCGGGGATTTTAAAAGGGTTATTGTCTCTATGTATTGCTTGTGGCTGGCTTTCTCAAGATAGTGGTACATATAAACTTTGGTTTGCTGCCAGTGATGCACTATTTTATTTTTTCCCTATTGTTTTGGGTTATACCGCAGGGAAAAAATTTGGTGGGAACCCATTTATCACCATGGCAATTGGTGGCGCCTTAATTCATCCTTTAGTCATTGAAGCTTTCCAACAATCCACTTTATTAGATGCAGCAAGAACAGACTTTTTAGGTATACCGATCACCTTTATTAATTACAGTGCTTCTGTCATACCAATTATTTTTGCGGCTTGGGTAAGTTGCTTGCTAGAGAAAAAATTACAATCAATCTTACATAGCTCAATTAAAAATCTGATTACTCCACTCATCTGCTTAATGATCACAGTGCCATTAACATTCTTAGTTATCGGGCCAATAGCAACTTGGGTGAGTCAGATGTTGGCTGAAGGTTTCCTTGCTATTTATAACTTTGCACCAATACTTGCTGGCGCTTTTATGGGCGCAGTATGGCAAGTGGCGGTTATTTTTGGTCTGCATTGGGGGATCATTCCTGTCAGTATTAATAACTTAGCTGTATTAGGCCAAGATGCACTTGTTCCTTTATTGTTACCTGCGGTTATGGGGCAAGTTGGTGCAACCTTAGGGGTTCTATTAGCAACTAAAGAAACAAAAATGAGATTGTTGTCTGGTTCTGCGGTGACAGCTGGCATTTTTGGTATAACAGAACCTGCGGTTTATGGTGTGACTTTACCATTACGTCGTCCCTTTATTTTTGGCTGTATTGGCGGTTCAATTGGCGGAGCAATTGTTGGTTATAGCTTAACCTTAGTCTATTCATTTGGCCTAGTTAACGTTTTCACTTTCACGCAAATTATTCCTGAAACGGGCATAGATTTTAGTGTTTGGGGCGCAATTATTGGTACATTTATCGCATTCGCCTTTTCCACTATTTTGACCTATTTCTTTGGATTGCCAAAAGTTCCTGTGTCTCAATCAGCTGAAGTTACCACCTCTGAATTACATATCGATTGTCAAACTCCTGACAATAATACCGTCTTATCACCTATGTCTGGTGTTGCAATTAGCTTAAATGATGTTCCAGATGAAACATTTGCAAGTGGTTTATTAGGGCAAGGTGCTGCCATTGTTCCGGCAATTGGCGAGGTTAGAGCACCATTTGATTGCGAGGTCAGTTCATTATTTAAAACTAAACATGCCATTGGGCTTTTAGGAACACAAGGTATTGAGGTTCTTATTCATGTTGGAATTGATACGGTGAAGTTAAATGGTGAATATTTTACAGCACATGTCAAAGAAGGTGATGAGGTTAAAGCCGGCGATTTACTGGTGACTTTTGATAGAAATTCGATTATTGAGGCAGGGTATGATTTAACCACACCAATCATTATAACAAATAGTGACGAATATCCGGATTTGCACATAATACCGCAAACACATTCTATTCATGCAGGACAGCCACTCTTGTCGGTGGCAAAACAGCATACAGAACAATAA
- the licT gene encoding BglG family transcription antiterminator LicT has translation MKIAKVLNNNVVITLDDNQQEQVIMGKGIGFQKKIDDSVDNDKVEKIFTLRNNELSGRLSELLAHIPIEVMTVCDRIIELAKSKLGHLQDNIYISLTDHCYYAIERTKKGLNITNNLLWEARRFYPKECEIGLEALEIIKQRLDVTLPQDEAGFIAFHLVNAQLNSNMSELVYVTKLIQEIMNIVKYQIKTEYDESTLSYQRFVTHLKFFAERMLIKTPVVDDDVSMHIAIKDNYPIAWLCTEKIQTYLKDKYQRDLTGEEMMFLTIHIERVRKENKSN, from the coding sequence ATGAAAATAGCAAAAGTATTGAATAATAATGTGGTTATTACCTTAGATGATAACCAGCAAGAACAAGTTATCATGGGCAAAGGTATTGGTTTTCAAAAGAAAATCGATGATTCTGTTGATAATGACAAAGTCGAGAAGATTTTTACTTTACGTAATAATGAGTTATCAGGAAGACTAAGTGAATTACTTGCTCATATTCCTATTGAAGTCATGACCGTTTGTGACCGAATTATTGAATTAGCGAAATCTAAGTTAGGTCACTTGCAAGATAATATTTATATCAGTCTGACTGACCATTGTTATTACGCGATAGAAAGAACGAAAAAAGGCTTGAATATAACAAATAATTTATTGTGGGAAGCGCGACGTTTTTATCCAAAAGAGTGTGAAATTGGTTTAGAAGCGCTTGAAATTATTAAACAACGTTTGGATGTTACCTTGCCGCAGGATGAAGCAGGTTTCATTGCTTTTCATCTGGTGAATGCACAATTAAATAGCAATATGTCAGAATTGGTTTATGTCACTAAACTTATTCAAGAAATCATGAATATCGTTAAATATCAAATTAAAACGGAATATGATGAATCCACATTGAGCTATCAAAGATTTGTGACACATTTGAAGTTTTTTGCTGAACGGATGTTAATAAAAACACCTGTGGTTGATGATGATGTTTCCATGCATATTGCTATAAAAGATAATTATCCGATTGCTTGGCTATGCACAGAAAAAATCCAAACTTATTTAAAAGATAAATACCAACGAGATTTAACAGGTGAAGAAATGATGTTTCTCACCATTCATATAGAACGAGTTAGAAAAGAAAATAAGTCTAATTAA
- the glnB gene encoding nitrogen regulatory protein P-II, translating to MKKIDAIIKPFKLDDVREALAEVGITGMTVTEVKGFGRQKGHTELYRGAEYMVDFLPKVKIEIVVPDDIVESCVETIMQTAQTGKIGDGKIFVYDVARVIRIRTGEQDEEAI from the coding sequence ATGAAAAAAATTGATGCAATTATAAAGCCTTTTAAGTTAGATGATGTTCGTGAAGCATTAGCCGAAGTGGGCATTACTGGCATGACAGTAACAGAAGTGAAAGGTTTTGGTCGCCAAAAAGGGCATACCGAGCTTTATCGTGGTGCTGAATACATGGTCGATTTTTTACCAAAAGTCAAAATTGAAATTGTTGTGCCTGATGATATTGTTGAAAGTTGTGTTGAAACTATTATGCAAACAGCGCAAACAGGCAAAATCGGAGATGGCAAAATTTTCGTTTATGATGTTGCTCGTGTGATCCGTATTCGTACGGGAGAGCAAGACGAGGAAGCGATTTAA